TATCACCTTGTATCCAAATGAGATTTTTATGTTGGATGGTGGTCTTTGAAGTATGATATAGCGCCCGAACAGTATATTCCTTCATTAGGAGCAGATTAATCAATGCGGTTCCGATATGACCTGTTCCACCTGTTACAGCAACTGTGCAATTCACAAATCAGTAATTAGAGATTGATCCAGTATCAAGTGCCTTTTGTCCATTCAAAGCGCAGGCGTTTACTACGCCAATGAGTCCCGCAAAACGAGGGTCTTTGGTTAGACCTTTCTTGTAGCGAGCATAAATTTGCTGACAAATCACACCTAACTTGAAGCAAGCAAATACATAGTAGAAGTGAATATTGGAGGTATCAATTCCAGTCTTTTCAGTATACCTTTCCAGTACTTGTTGCCTGTTTAGATTTCCTGGCATCCAAGTCAGATTGAATGATTTAAGTGCTGGTGGATCAATGAGTTCTACCCAATAGGCTAATGCTGTTCCTAAATCCATGAGCGGATCGCCGATGGTAGCCATTTCCCAATCGAGTACAGCTAGTACATCTGAGTAATTATCTAAAGACAGCACTAGATTATCGTACTTATAATCATTGTGTAATAAAGTGACGGTTTGACTCGTAGTGATGTTTTGAGTGAGCCATTCACCTAAGGCTTCCATACCCGGCAACTGGTCTGTTTTGGATTGATTGTATCGCTCCACCCAGCCTTCCACTTGTCTTTTGACATAGCCTTCTGGTTTTCCCAATTCCCACAGATTGTTTTTATCCAGGTCTAGCTGATGAAGGTCGCAAAGAATATCAACTGAATTGGTACTGATGGTTTGCATGAGCTCTGCAGTCATCGGCATATTTTTAGGTGGTGCATTTCTAAGTATGATACCTCTCACGCGTTCCATAATGAAGAATTCATCACCTATAATATCCTTATCTGCACAATGTAAAATAGGACGTGGAGAGTAAGGGCAAACTGGATTGATTTTAGTTAAGAGATCATATTCTCTTTTCATATCGTGTCCACCTTTTACCTCCGCTCCAATAGGTGGCCGGCGAAGTACAAATTCTTGTTCGTTACATTTGAGTAAGTAGGTGAGGTTCGAAAATCCACTAGGAAATTGCTCTATACTGATATTTCCTTCTTCAAAATCCGGAGAGGTTTTCAGAAATTCACTAAGCTTGTTTATGTCTATGTTTTCCCCTTGACGTATCATGCCAGAGCGATCCATCAACATGTTTTTATTCCTGAGGCTCATCTGTTTAACGTGATTTGGTTTGATGTTCTTTTAATACGGCTCTTGCAATAACTGACTTATGAACCTCGTCAGGACCATCATAGATTCTGGCACCTCTTTCATGTCTATACCACCAGGAAATGATGATGTCGTCAGTGATACCTAGTGCCCCATGCACCTGAATGGCTCTATCCAGGACTTGTTGCAATACATTGGCCACATAGTATTTGATCGAGGAGATCTCCACTCTGGCCGCTTGACTTCCATGCTTTTCTATTTTATCCGCCGCATGCAAAACCATCAATCGAGCGGCGTTTATTTCTGTCCTGGATTCTGCGATCCAGTTTTGAATGGTTTGCTTGTCTGCTAATACCTCTTTGCTTGAAATTTTACGTGATATTGCCCTTTGACACATGAGGTCTAAGGCTCTTTCAGCTATTCCTATCCATCGCATACAGTGATGGATTCTTCCAGGACCAAGCCGTTGTTGTGCAAGCATAAATCCTTGGCCTTCTTTATGAATGAGATTAGATAAGGGTACTTTACAAT
The sequence above is drawn from the Reichenbachiella sp. genome and encodes:
- a CDS encoding phosphotransferase family protein codes for the protein MSLRNKNMLMDRSGMIRQGENIDINKLSEFLKTSPDFEEGNISIEQFPSGFSNLTYLLKCNEQEFVLRRPPIGAEVKGGHDMKREYDLLTKINPVCPYSPRPILHCADKDIIGDEFFIMERVRGIILRNAPPKNMPMTAELMQTISTNSVDILCDLHQLDLDKNNLWELGKPEGYVKRQVEGWVERYNQSKTDQLPGMEALGEWLTQNITTSQTVTLLHNDYKYDNLVLSLDNYSDVLAVLDWEMATIGDPLMDLGTALAYWVELIDPPALKSFNLTWMPGNLNRQQVLERYTEKTGIDTSNIHFYYVFACFKLGVICQQIYARYKKGLTKDPRFAGLIGVVNACALNGQKALDTGSISNY